The following are encoded together in the Bradyrhizobium sp. CCGUVB1N3 genome:
- a CDS encoding ABC transporter substrate-binding protein, translating to MTAVRLQFAALSAAFVLCAATNGTALAQKKYDTGASDTEIRIGNIMPYSGPASAYAVIGKTEAAYFNKINAEGGINGRKIKFISYDDAYSPPKTLEQARKLVESDEVLLIFGSLGTSTNGAIRKYMNENKVPQLFVASGASKWNDPKNYPWTMGWQPSYASEARIYAKYIIKEKPEAKIGVLYQNDDFGKDYLRGLKDGLGPKASMIVLEDGYDTSEPAIDERIVKLKASGADVLISITTPKFAAQAIKKAAEINWHPMHIISNVSASVGGVIEPAGFEVSQGILSATYVKDGSDPQWNADDGMKRFYDFLAQFDPKANRLDAAVAFGYGAAQTLAKVLQMCGDDLTRANVMRQAASLQDFAPDTLLPGIKINTSPDNFAPIAQLQMMRFKGKSWELFGDVISSELGH from the coding sequence ATGACTGCCGTCCGTCTTCAGTTCGCGGCCCTGTCAGCTGCATTCGTCTTGTGCGCTGCAACGAACGGAACCGCTCTGGCGCAAAAGAAATATGACACCGGCGCCTCGGACACCGAGATCAGGATCGGCAATATCATGCCCTACAGCGGTCCGGCCTCGGCCTATGCCGTGATCGGCAAGACCGAAGCGGCCTATTTCAACAAGATCAATGCGGAAGGCGGCATCAACGGCCGCAAGATCAAGTTCATTTCCTACGACGATGCCTACTCGCCGCCGAAGACGCTCGAACAGGCCCGCAAGCTCGTCGAAAGCGACGAGGTGCTCCTGATCTTCGGATCGCTCGGCACCTCCACCAACGGCGCCATCCGCAAGTACATGAACGAGAACAAGGTGCCGCAATTGTTCGTGGCGAGCGGCGCCTCCAAATGGAACGATCCGAAGAACTACCCATGGACCATGGGCTGGCAGCCGAGCTACGCCAGCGAAGCGCGCATCTACGCCAAATACATCATCAAGGAGAAGCCGGAAGCCAAGATCGGCGTGCTCTACCAGAACGACGATTTCGGCAAGGACTATCTGAGAGGCCTAAAGGACGGCCTCGGGCCGAAGGCCTCGATGATCGTGCTCGAGGACGGCTACGATACCTCCGAACCCGCGATCGACGAGCGCATCGTGAAGCTGAAGGCCTCGGGCGCCGACGTCTTGATCAGCATCACGACGCCGAAATTCGCGGCCCAGGCGATCAAGAAGGCGGCCGAGATCAACTGGCATCCGATGCACATCATCTCCAACGTCTCGGCGTCGGTCGGCGGCGTGATCGAGCCGGCCGGCTTCGAGGTGTCGCAGGGCATCCTCTCGGCGACCTATGTCAAGGACGGCTCCGACCCGCAGTGGAACGCCGACGACGGGATGAAGAGGTTCTACGATTTCCTCGCGCAGTTTGATCCCAAGGCGAACAGGCTCGATGCCGCCGTCGCGTTCGGCTACGGCGCGGCGCAGACGCTGGCGAAGGTTCTTCAGATGTGCGGCGACGATCTCACGCGCGCGAACGTCATGAGGCAGGCGGCGAGCTTGCAGGACTTCGCGCCGGACACGCTGCTTCCCGGCATCAAGATCAACACCTCGCCGGACAATTTCGCGCCGATCGCGCAGCTCCAGATGATGCGCTTCAAAGGCAAGTCGTGGGAGCTGTTCGGCGACGTCATCTCCAGTGAGCTCGGCCATTAG
- a CDS encoding NADH-quinone oxidoreductase subunit B family protein: MRKTLLESLTHGSLTEPAPAPDESALAELASKVDRAAQARLGRSLAIRQVDAGSCNGCELEIHALSNAFYDIERFGLRFVASPRHADVLLVTGPVTKNMRQALERTCDATPDPKWVVAVGGCAIDGGIFGGSYACVGGVSEVVPVDLHIKGCPPTPTDLLKGLLALLEHVGGKR, from the coding sequence ATGCGCAAGACCCTGCTTGAAAGTCTCACCCACGGCTCTCTGACCGAGCCCGCCCCGGCGCCCGACGAGAGCGCGCTGGCTGAGCTTGCCAGCAAGGTCGACCGCGCCGCGCAGGCACGACTCGGCCGGTCGCTCGCGATCCGCCAGGTCGATGCCGGCTCCTGCAATGGCTGCGAGCTCGAGATCCACGCGCTCTCCAACGCCTTCTACGACATCGAACGTTTCGGCCTGCGCTTCGTCGCCTCGCCGCGCCACGCCGACGTACTGCTGGTCACGGGACCGGTGACCAAGAACATGAGGCAAGCGCTGGAGCGGACCTGCGACGCCACGCCCGATCCGAAGTGGGTCGTCGCCGTCGGCGGCTGCGCGATCGATGGCGGCATTTTTGGCGGCAGCTACGCCTGCGTCGGCGGCGTGTCCGAGGTCGTTCCGGTGGATCTGCACATCAAGGGCTGCCCGCCGACGCCGACGGATTTATTGAAGGGCCTGCTCGCGCTGCTCGAGCATGTCGGCGGGAAGAGGTGA
- a CDS encoding ABC transporter substrate-binding protein translates to MLFARILGTAAVVTAVATITSGAALAQKKYDAGATDTEIKIGNIMPYSGPASAYGVIGKTEEAYLKMINDKGGINGRKVNFVTYDDGYSPPKAVEQVRKLVESDEVLAVFNPLGTPSNTAIQKYLNAKKIPQLFVATGATKWNDPKNFPWTIGWQPSYQSEAQIYAKWLLKEKPDAKVAVLYQNDDFGKDYLKGTKDGFGAKASNIIMEESYEVSEPSIDGHIVKLKAANPDVLVIYATPKFAAQAIKKVAELSWKPLQIVTNVSSSVGGVMKPAGLENSQGILSATYGKDAGDPQWNDDPGMKKWSEFVDKYMPGTDKNDSFVVYGYGAAQTLVKVLEMCGDDLTRANVMKQAASLKDFAPDTLLPGVKINTSATDFAPISQLQMQRFKGEKWELFGEIINGDVAPE, encoded by the coding sequence TTGCTGTTTGCAAGAATACTGGGAACTGCCGCAGTTGTAACGGCGGTCGCGACGATCACCTCCGGCGCAGCTCTCGCCCAGAAGAAATACGATGCCGGCGCGACCGACACCGAGATCAAGATCGGCAACATCATGCCGTATAGTGGTCCGGCCTCCGCCTACGGCGTCATCGGCAAGACCGAAGAAGCCTATCTCAAGATGATCAACGACAAGGGCGGCATCAACGGTCGCAAGGTCAACTTCGTCACCTATGACGACGGCTATTCGCCCCCGAAGGCGGTCGAGCAGGTCCGCAAGCTCGTCGAAAGCGACGAGGTGCTGGCCGTGTTCAACCCGCTCGGCACGCCCTCCAACACAGCGATCCAGAAATATCTCAACGCCAAGAAGATCCCGCAGCTGTTCGTCGCGACCGGCGCCACCAAGTGGAACGATCCGAAGAACTTCCCTTGGACCATCGGCTGGCAGCCCTCCTACCAGAGCGAAGCACAGATCTATGCCAAGTGGCTGTTGAAGGAGAAGCCCGACGCCAAGGTCGCGGTGCTCTACCAGAACGACGATTTCGGCAAGGACTACCTGAAGGGCACCAAGGACGGGTTCGGCGCCAAGGCCTCGAACATCATCATGGAGGAAAGCTATGAGGTGTCCGAGCCGTCGATCGACGGCCATATCGTCAAGCTCAAGGCTGCCAATCCCGACGTGCTCGTGATCTACGCAACGCCGAAATTCGCCGCCCAGGCCATCAAGAAGGTGGCCGAGCTTTCCTGGAAGCCCCTCCAGATCGTCACCAACGTTTCGAGCTCGGTCGGTGGCGTGATGAAGCCCGCCGGCCTTGAAAACTCGCAAGGCATCCTGTCTGCCACTTACGGCAAGGACGCCGGCGACCCGCAGTGGAACGATGACCCCGGCATGAAGAAGTGGTCGGAGTTCGTCGACAAGTACATGCCGGGCACCGACAAGAACGACAGCTTCGTCGTCTATGGCTACGGCGCAGCGCAGACGCTCGTGAAGGTACTGGAAATGTGCGGCGACGATCTCACCCGCGCAAACGTCATGAAGCAGGCGGCGAGCCTCAAGGACTTTGCGCCCGATACGCTGCTGCCCGGCGTCAAGATCAACACCAGCGCGACCGATTTCGCCCCCATCAGCCAGCTCCAGATGCAACGCTTCAAGGGCGAAAAGTGGGAACTCTTCGGCGAAATCATTAATGGCGACGTCGCTCCCGAATGA
- a CDS encoding glycerate kinase, producing MTDRRPLLRALYDAAVGAAHPEMVLAPHLRPAPRGRVICLAAGKGAGAMAAAAERHYLDTLKLDPERLVGIATTRHGHGVPTRRIRVVEAGHPVPDEAGLRGAADTLALAGEAGPDDLLLVLLTGGGSANWIAPVDGISFAQKQAVNKALLRSGAPIGEMNVVRKHLSRIKGGRLARAGKNAAEIVTLAISDVPHDEPSAIASGPTVPDPTTLADARAIVAKYKLDIDDAVRRALDDPGNESCKPGDAAFARAHFELIARPKQSLDAAVKLAKDAGYEVIDLGADLEGEAREVAAEHAKLALKARAAGKRTAILSGGELTVTVRGNGRGGPNQEYALALAGLLKDTPDVAALAGDTDGADGGAGKPTDPAGALIDAATFAKMKALALEPRAYLDNNDATAFFAATGDLLLPGPTLTNVNDIRVILVD from the coding sequence ATGACCGACCGACGCCCCCTGCTCCGTGCCCTCTATGACGCCGCCGTCGGCGCCGCCCATCCCGAAATGGTGCTGGCGCCGCATCTGCGCCCCGCGCCGAGGGGCCGCGTGATCTGCCTCGCCGCCGGCAAGGGCGCAGGCGCGATGGCCGCGGCCGCGGAGCGGCACTATCTCGACACGCTCAAGCTCGATCCGGAGCGACTGGTCGGCATCGCCACCACCCGCCACGGCCACGGCGTGCCGACGCGGCGTATCAGGGTGGTCGAGGCCGGCCATCCCGTGCCTGACGAAGCAGGCTTGAGGGGCGCCGCCGACACGCTCGCGCTCGCAGGCGAGGCCGGTCCTGATGATCTGCTGCTGGTGCTGCTCACCGGTGGCGGCTCGGCGAACTGGATCGCGCCGGTGGACGGCATCAGCTTTGCGCAGAAGCAGGCGGTCAACAAGGCGCTGCTCCGGTCGGGCGCGCCGATCGGCGAGATGAATGTCGTGCGCAAGCATCTGTCGCGCATCAAGGGCGGGCGGCTGGCGCGCGCCGGCAAAAATGCCGCCGAGATCGTGACGCTCGCGATCTCCGACGTGCCGCATGACGAGCCCTCCGCGATCGCCTCCGGCCCCACGGTGCCCGATCCGACTACGCTGGCTGACGCGCGCGCGATCGTCGCGAAATACAAGCTCGACATCGACGACGCCGTGCGCCGTGCGCTGGATGATCCCGGCAACGAGAGCTGCAAACCCGGCGATGCCGCGTTTGCGCGCGCGCATTTCGAACTGATCGCGCGGCCCAAGCAGTCGCTCGACGCTGCAGTCAAGCTCGCGAAGGATGCGGGCTATGAGGTGATCGATCTCGGCGCCGATCTCGAAGGCGAGGCGCGCGAGGTCGCCGCCGAGCATGCGAAGCTGGCCTTGAAGGCGCGCGCCGCCGGCAAACGTACCGCCATCCTCTCCGGCGGCGAGCTCACGGTGACCGTGCGCGGCAATGGCCGAGGCGGCCCTAACCAGGAATACGCGCTGGCGCTCGCCGGCCTGTTGAAGGACACGCCCGACGTCGCTGCGCTCGCCGGCGACACCGACGGTGCCGATGGCGGCGCCGGCAAGCCCACCGACCCCGCCGGCGCACTGATCGACGCGGCGACGTTTGCGAAGATGAAGGCGCTGGCGCTGGAGCCGCGGGCCTATCTCGACAACAACGACGCGACGGCGTTCTTCGCCGCGACCGGCGACCTGCTGCTGCCAGGGCCGACGCTGACGAACGTAAACGACATCAGGGTGATTTTGGTCGATTGA
- a CDS encoding ABC transporter substrate-binding protein, whose product MPAVTGKLAAASVALALFAASTSTASAQKKYDTGATDTEIKIGNIMPYSGPASAYGIIGRTEAAYFKKINEEGGINGRKINFISYDDAYSPPKTVEQARKLVESDEVLFVFNSLGTPPNSAIQKYMNSKKVPQLFVATGATKWNDPQNFPWTMGWQPNYQSETQIYAKWLLKNKPDAKIAVLFQNDDYGKDYLKGLKDGLGAKAASMIVAEESYETSEPTIDNHIVKLKSTGADVFMNITTPKFAAQAIKKNAEIGWKPLHFLNNVSASVGTVLKPAGFENSQDIISADYLKDVSDPTWANDAGMKEFLAFMTKYFPDGDRLDHGTIVGYGVAQTLVQALKQCGDNLTRENVMKQAAGLKNFRTEVLLPGIQINTSPTDFAPISQLQLERFKGEKWELFGDVISADVGG is encoded by the coding sequence ATGCCCGCTGTCACTGGCAAACTTGCTGCCGCGTCAGTCGCGCTTGCGCTGTTCGCGGCCTCGACCTCCACTGCATCAGCCCAGAAGAAATACGATACCGGCGCGACCGATACCGAGATCAAGATCGGCAACATCATGCCCTATAGCGGACCGGCGTCCGCCTACGGCATCATCGGCCGCACCGAGGCCGCCTATTTCAAGAAGATCAACGAGGAAGGCGGCATTAACGGCCGCAAGATCAACTTCATCTCCTATGACGACGCCTATTCGCCGCCGAAGACGGTGGAGCAGGCACGCAAGCTCGTCGAGAGCGACGAGGTGTTGTTCGTCTTCAACTCGCTCGGCACGCCGCCGAACTCGGCGATCCAGAAATACATGAACTCCAAGAAGGTGCCGCAGCTCTTCGTCGCGACCGGCGCCACCAAGTGGAACGATCCGCAAAACTTCCCCTGGACCATGGGCTGGCAGCCCAACTACCAGAGCGAGACGCAGATCTACGCGAAGTGGCTGTTGAAGAACAAGCCGGACGCCAAGATCGCAGTGCTGTTCCAGAACGACGATTACGGCAAGGACTATCTCAAGGGCCTAAAGGACGGCCTCGGCGCGAAGGCGGCGAGCATGATCGTCGCCGAGGAGAGCTATGAGACCTCCGAGCCGACGATCGACAACCACATCGTCAAGCTGAAATCGACCGGCGCCGACGTCTTCATGAACATCACGACGCCGAAATTCGCGGCACAAGCGATCAAGAAGAACGCCGAGATCGGCTGGAAGCCGCTGCACTTCCTCAACAACGTCTCGGCCTCGGTCGGCACCGTGCTCAAGCCGGCTGGTTTCGAGAACTCGCAGGACATCATCTCCGCCGACTACCTGAAGGACGTGTCGGATCCGACATGGGCCAACGACGCCGGAATGAAGGAATTCCTCGCCTTCATGACGAAGTACTTCCCTGACGGGGACAGGCTCGACCACGGCACCATCGTCGGCTACGGCGTGGCGCAGACCCTGGTACAGGCGTTGAAGCAGTGCGGCGACAATCTCACGCGGGAGAACGTCATGAAGCAGGCCGCGGGCCTGAAGAACTTCCGCACAGAGGTGCTGCTGCCGGGCATCCAGATCAACACCTCGCCGACCGACTTTGCGCCGATCAGCCAGCTCCAGCTTGAGAGGTTCAAGGGCGAGAAGTGGGAGCTGTTCGGCGACGTCATTAGCGCCGACGTCGGCGGCTAG